In the genome of Cydia strobilella chromosome Z, ilCydStro3.1, whole genome shotgun sequence, one region contains:
- the LOC134754745 gene encoding uncharacterized protein LOC134754745: MRTKETTSLQAKYYKGVQRPNFKINDNVWLTKYTNNNKKITWIEGIVKKQMGKVMYQIYVPQLDCEVTRHIDQLRAHPFPIQSDNSQWDPDVVPDIPSSSSEAVALAAAVAPATTSLSAAMPAASEQPPSQPEEGEGLDVTTTPVDPDTAQTGGPTTPTADYVARRRHAISPQFATPSSGVQDTDYDIE; this comes from the coding sequence TCCTTACAGGCTAAATATTATAAAGGAGTTCAGAGAccgaattttaaaattaatgataACGTATGGCTAACtaaatacacaaataataataaaaaaatcacttgGATCGAAGGTATCGTAAAAAAACAGATGGGAAAAGTTATGTACCAAATTTATGTACCACAACTGGACTGCGAGGTAACCAGACACATCGATCAGCTAAGGGCTCATCCATTCCCCATACAAAGTGACAACTCGCAGTGGGATCCCGACGTCGTGCCGGATATACCGTCGTCGTCGTCGGAAGCCGTCGCTCTGGCCGCTGCTGTCGCGCCCGCGACTACGAGCCTTAGCGCTGCGATGCCTGCGGCTAGCGAGCAGCCACCATCACAGCCAGAAGAGGGAGAGGGACTGGATGTAACTACTACACCGGTAGACCCAGACACGGCTCAGACCGGAGGTCCAACAACGCCAACTGCGGACTACGTCGCTAGGCGACGACATGCGATCAGCCCTCAGTTCGCCACCCCCTCGTCTGGGGTGCAGGACACCGATTACGATatagagtaa